A segment of the Thermoplasmata archaeon genome:
CGGGAGGGTTCGTGACCGACCGCTGGCGGATCGCGGCGAACCTGGCGACGCTCGCGAACGCCCTCCTCGGTCTCGGCGCGATCCTCTACGTGCTCGCCGGCAACAAGGTCTGGGCGATGCTCCTGGTCGCGAGCGCGATCGGCTTCGATGGCCTCGACGGCCTCTTCTCGCGGCGCAGTCCATCCCCCTCGAGCCCGTTCGGCCGGGTCGCCGACTCGGTCGCGGACGGCCTCACCTTCGGGCTCGCGCCGGCGTTCCTGATCGCGGTGCACACCTCCGACATCGCCCTCTGGAGCCCGTGGGAGACCGCGATGCTCGCCGCCGCGGCCGGCTACGTTGCGGCCGCCGTGGGTCGACTCGTCTACTTCACGGTCCGTGGCTACCAGCGCCCCTACTTCCTCGGCGCACCGACCCCCCAGGCGGCGCTCGCGCTCATCGTCGCGCTGCTCTTCCACGACTCGCCGGCCTTCCAGACGGTCCAGCCGCTCGCGATCGTCGTCGCCGTGGCGGTGCTCGGCGCCCTGATGGTCGTCCCGATCCCGTTCCCGAAGATCCGCCGAGAGGCCCCGCTGCGCCTGACGATGGCGGCGACGGGCGTGGCCGCGGTCGTCGCGCTCCTGCCCCTCCAGTTCCATCCGGCGGTCGCCTCAGCGCTCTATTCGGTCTCCTATGCGGCGGCCCTGTTCCTGCTCGTGGGCGTCGCGAGCTACTTCCTCGTCGGGCCGTTCACCGTCGACCGGCACCCGCCCGATGTCGCGGGGACCTGAGGATGCCGGGCGCCCGAACGCTCCACCGCGCAACGCTCACGCGGCGCGAGGCGCTGCTGTTCGAGGCGGGCGTCAAGCTCGGGGGCCTGTTCCACCAGTACTTCGGCATGCCGGTCGCCCCGCGCACGGCGCGCGGGATCGCCCGGACGATCGAACGCGCGGTGGCGCTGCAGCCGTTCGTCGTCCGGGTCCGCGCGCGCGTCCGGCCCGAGCGCGGGGGGCCGGTCGGCCCCGGCCGCTTCGCCTACCGCTACCTGAGCCCGG
Coding sequences within it:
- a CDS encoding dihydroneopterin aldolase family protein, giving the protein MPGARTLHRATLTRREALLFEAGVKLGGLFHQYFGMPVAPRTARGIARTIERAVALQPFVVRVRARVRPERGGPVGPGRFAYRYLSPEMLEVVVELRDGPITVTARLEHRTDLRYPLMSVERVAVARPSRRRA
- a CDS encoding CDP-alcohol phosphatidyltransferase family protein; amino-acid sequence: MTDRWRIAANLATLANALLGLGAILYVLAGNKVWAMLLVASAIGFDGLDGLFSRRSPSPSSPFGRVADSVADGLTFGLAPAFLIAVHTSDIALWSPWETAMLAAAAGYVAAAVGRLVYFTVRGYQRPYFLGAPTPQAALALIVALLFHDSPAFQTVQPLAIVVAVAVLGALMVVPIPFPKIRREAPLRLTMAATGVAAVVALLPLQFHPAVASALYSVSYAAALFLLVGVASYFLVGPFTVDRHPPDVAGT